The following are encoded together in the Tepidiforma bonchosmolovskayae genome:
- a CDS encoding pyruvate, phosphate dikinase: MDVVCLADPLPAGADATRLLGGKAAGLVTMTQELGLPVPPAFTVTTEVCRRFLAEGWPAGLDDAVRAALGRLEAATGRTFGGGERPLLVSVRSGAPVSMPGMMDTLLNVGMTPTVREALARESGDPRFAADTWLRFVRGYAAIVLGLPEDEVNHAAMHDDTPAGLLAAAGRVCALADRFGGIPADPFAQVTEAIRAVFRSWECDRARVFREREGIDGTLGTAATVQAMVFGNLDERSGTGVAFTRDPSTGARGAFGDYLARAQGEDVVAGTHAVSGLEALRSQLPAVYDELLRHLDRLERHYRDMCDVEFTVMGGALYILQVRVGRRSPLAAVRIAVDMAEDPTFPLTRREAVERVGAETLQALAKLGGVDPAAAPIGRGLAVSPGVGAGVLCCDAGRAASLAAQGVSVVLARPETSPADVHGMVAAAGLVTTTGGVVSHAAVVARGWAIPAVCSLQDAVVEEDALVVGGRRIAEGEWVTVDGTRGLLFAGDCRADGAADIPEVRLLRQWAAELAEAGPGDGAAAAPAGARPVSRFDVLRALGLKGLAAAERVAAVLDADAGAVEAELRAAAEAGLVRETPRGFAMLPAGRDAVLEALAAERAAIDPAAIDAAFAAFDALDREFKALVSGWQQAAPAEADAAWAAALSGLEQLHARLGPVVAQAAGLVPRLAPFAGRFEQALAAVRAGDRSMLASPLKESYHTVWFELHEELIALSGRRREE; encoded by the coding sequence ATGGATGTCGTCTGCCTCGCTGACCCGCTCCCGGCGGGCGCCGATGCGACGCGCCTGCTCGGCGGCAAGGCGGCCGGCCTCGTCACGATGACGCAGGAGCTCGGCCTGCCCGTCCCGCCGGCCTTCACCGTGACGACGGAGGTTTGCCGCCGGTTCCTCGCGGAAGGGTGGCCTGCCGGCCTCGACGACGCGGTCCGGGCCGCCCTCGGCCGGCTCGAGGCGGCCACCGGCCGCACCTTCGGCGGCGGCGAGCGCCCGCTCCTCGTCTCCGTCCGCTCCGGCGCACCGGTTTCGATGCCGGGGATGATGGACACGCTCCTCAATGTCGGGATGACCCCGACGGTCCGCGAGGCCCTTGCCCGCGAAAGCGGCGACCCCCGCTTTGCGGCCGATACGTGGCTCCGGTTCGTGCGCGGCTACGCCGCCATCGTCCTCGGCCTGCCCGAGGACGAGGTGAACCACGCCGCCATGCACGATGACACGCCCGCGGGCCTCCTCGCCGCGGCCGGCCGCGTCTGCGCCCTCGCCGACCGGTTCGGCGGCATCCCCGCGGACCCGTTCGCGCAGGTGACCGAGGCGATCCGCGCCGTCTTCCGCTCCTGGGAGTGCGACCGCGCCCGCGTCTTCCGTGAACGGGAGGGGATCGACGGCACACTCGGCACGGCCGCCACGGTGCAGGCGATGGTCTTCGGCAACCTGGACGAGCGCTCGGGCACGGGCGTGGCCTTCACCCGCGACCCCTCGACCGGCGCCCGCGGCGCCTTCGGCGACTACCTCGCCCGGGCCCAGGGCGAAGATGTGGTGGCCGGCACCCACGCCGTCAGCGGGCTCGAAGCGCTGCGCAGCCAGCTCCCCGCGGTCTACGACGAGCTGCTCCGCCACCTGGACCGGCTCGAGCGGCACTACCGCGACATGTGCGACGTCGAGTTCACCGTCATGGGCGGCGCGCTCTACATCCTCCAGGTGCGCGTCGGGCGGCGCAGCCCGCTGGCGGCGGTGCGGATCGCGGTCGACATGGCCGAGGACCCGACGTTCCCGCTCACCCGGCGCGAAGCCGTCGAGCGCGTCGGCGCCGAGACGCTCCAGGCCCTCGCGAAGCTCGGCGGGGTCGACCCGGCGGCCGCACCCATCGGGCGGGGGCTCGCCGTCTCGCCCGGCGTGGGCGCCGGCGTGCTCTGCTGCGATGCCGGCCGGGCGGCCAGCCTCGCCGCGCAGGGCGTGAGCGTGGTCCTGGCCCGGCCCGAGACCTCCCCCGCCGACGTGCACGGCATGGTGGCCGCGGCCGGCCTCGTCACCACAACGGGCGGGGTGGTGAGTCACGCCGCGGTGGTAGCCCGTGGCTGGGCCATTCCCGCCGTCTGCAGCCTGCAGGACGCCGTCGTGGAGGAGGACGCCCTCGTGGTCGGCGGGCGCCGCATCGCGGAAGGGGAGTGGGTCACGGTCGACGGGACGCGCGGGCTGCTGTTCGCCGGCGACTGCCGGGCCGATGGGGCCGCCGACATCCCCGAAGTGCGGCTGCTGCGCCAGTGGGCCGCCGAGCTGGCCGAGGCCGGCCCCGGCGACGGCGCCGCGGCTGCCCCTGCCGGGGCCCGGCCCGTGAGCCGGTTCGACGTCCTGCGGGCGCTCGGGCTGAAGGGGCTGGCCGCCGCCGAGCGGGTCGCCGCCGTGCTCGACGCGGACGCCGGGGCCGTCGAGGCGGAGCTCCGGGCCGCCGCCGAGGCCGGGCTGGTGCGGGAGACGCCGCGCGGCTTCGCCATGCTGCCGGCCGGGCGGGATGCCGTCCTTGAGGCGCTAGCCGCCGAGCGGGCCGCCATCGACCCGGCCGCGATTGATGCGGCCTTCGCGGCCTTCGATGCGCTCGACCGGGAGTTCAAGGCGCTGGTCAGCGGCTGGCAGCAGGCCGCGCCGGCCGAAGCTGACGCCGCCTGGGCTGCGGCACTCTCCGGGCTCGAGCAGCTGCACGCCCGGCTGGGGCCGGTGGTGGCGCAGGCTGCCGGGCTCGTGCCGCGGCTGGCGCCCTTCGCGGGGCGGTTCGAGCAGGCGCTGGCGGCCGTCCGGGCCGGCGACCGGTCGATGCTCGCCTCGCCGCTCAAGGAGAGCTACCACACCGTCTGGTTCGAGCTGCACGAGGAGCTGATCGCCCTGAGCGGGCGCCGCCGGGAGGAGTAG